A window of candidate division KSB1 bacterium contains these coding sequences:
- a CDS encoding DUF1189 family protein, giving the protein MNKVKGLTWISALVSALFITGMIIVPASQKINDYISIYRPLFDADSPRILLMEDGVDLQGDLPSRVTLDNGVQVLFDHKPDSSRFADTPRYSLFFTPDELWYQGKTGIRSFDLDGLTSEDDTTVVNTAEMGRKIDHYSQIILISAAFTLTVLIFILNFLLIAFAGGIGIMLDAFGDGNLDYSDTLNIAALFYLPMVILAVLLYKPLGISLGYYILCYILLTFVTCAFYSKRTKQSFQTE; this is encoded by the coding sequence ATGAATAAAGTTAAAGGTCTCACCTGGATCAGCGCTCTGGTCAGCGCTTTATTTATAACGGGTATGATCATTGTTCCTGCCAGTCAAAAAATCAATGACTATATTTCCATTTATCGTCCGCTGTTCGATGCGGACAGTCCCCGGATTCTGCTTATGGAGGACGGCGTTGATCTGCAGGGAGACCTGCCAAGCCGGGTTACACTGGATAACGGGGTTCAGGTGCTTTTTGATCATAAACCGGACAGCAGCAGATTTGCCGATACCCCGCGGTATTCGCTTTTTTTTACACCTGACGAGCTATGGTATCAAGGCAAAACCGGTATCCGGTCCTTTGATCTTGACGGACTCACGTCTGAAGATGATACAACCGTTGTCAATACAGCAGAAATGGGCCGCAAGATTGATCATTATTCACAAATCATTCTAATCTCGGCGGCGTTCACACTAACTGTCTTGATTTTTATTCTCAACTTTCTTCTCATTGCCTTTGCCGGCGGTATCGGTATTATGCTGGACGCCTTTGGAGACGGTAATCTTGACTATAGTGATACCCTCAATATTGCGGCACTTTTTTATCTTCCTATGGTTATTCTTGCCGTTCTTTTATATAAACCGCTTGGCATTTCATTGGGTTATTATATTTTATGTTATATCCTCTTGACTTTTGTAACCTGTGCATTTTACTCGAAAAGAACAAAACAGTCGTTTCAAACAGAATAA
- the buk gene encoding butyrate kinase, whose translation MSTHPSFSILVINPGSTSSKLALFENTTPIIENSITHPANSGKADIWSEYTDRLSEIQTFLQEQNIKTPDAVVGRGGLLKPVKRGTYAVNQAMIQDARANVQGEHVSNLGCVLARDMARSYDCPAFVVDPVSVDEFEPVSRLSGHPAFERKCLSHALNLRAAAFWAAEKVNKQIDGTRFVGLHLGGGISVASLVGGRIIDVNDASNSGPFSPQRSGSLPTQPLVRFCFTGEHDQASVLSMINGRGGVYAYLGTSDMKKVQGQRHDPNVRLIWDAMIYQIAKETGAAAAALKGDVDAVFLTGGLVHSKLFVSELCAYIKFIAPVLTCPGELEMQAMASGALRVLLNKEPVKIYE comes from the coding sequence ATGTCAACACATCCGTCTTTTTCTATTCTGGTGATTAATCCCGGTTCCACGTCCAGCAAGCTCGCATTGTTTGAAAATACGACACCCATCATAGAAAACAGCATTACCCATCCTGCAAATTCCGGAAAAGCTGATATCTGGAGTGAATATACAGATAGATTATCCGAGATTCAAACGTTTTTGCAGGAACAAAACATAAAAACCCCGGATGCGGTTGTGGGGCGCGGCGGTTTGCTCAAGCCGGTGAAACGCGGCACCTACGCGGTTAATCAAGCTATGATCCAGGACGCTCGCGCCAATGTTCAGGGAGAGCATGTTTCCAACCTGGGGTGTGTGCTGGCGCGGGATATGGCCCGGTCATATGACTGCCCCGCTTTCGTAGTAGATCCGGTTTCCGTGGACGAATTCGAGCCGGTATCACGACTGTCCGGTCATCCCGCCTTTGAGCGCAAATGCCTTTCGCATGCCTTGAATCTAAGAGCCGCTGCCTTTTGGGCCGCGGAAAAAGTAAACAAACAGATCGACGGCACCCGCTTTGTCGGTTTGCATCTGGGCGGCGGCATTTCAGTTGCCAGCCTGGTCGGCGGACGCATCATTGATGTCAATGATGCCTCAAACAGCGGTCCCTTTTCTCCCCAGCGCAGCGGCTCCCTCCCTACCCAGCCCCTGGTCCGATTCTGTTTTACCGGTGAACACGATCAGGCGTCTGTATTATCCATGATCAACGGCCGGGGCGGTGTTTATGCCTATCTGGGCACATCCGACATGAAAAAAGTGCAAGGCCAGCGACATGATCCCAATGTCCGTCTGATATGGGATGCCATGATCTATCAAATCGCCAAAGAAACCGGAGCCGCCGCCGCAGCGCTTAAAGGTGATGTAGATGCGGTATTTCTCACCGGCGGTCTGGTGCATTCGAAATTGTTTGTTTCAGAACTTTGTGCCTATATTAAATTCATTGCCCCGGTCCTGACATGTCCCGGAGAGCTGGAAATGCAGGCCATGGCGTCGGGCGCATTGCGGGTTTTGTTGAATAAAGAGCCGGTAAAAATCTATGAATAA
- a CDS encoding glycoside hydrolase family 97 protein encodes MRFFIMLLWGAAMVFAADGQFNSVSSPDGHIQVKIKLDNGRLYYSVNKNNQQVITPSRLGLKLKKQMNLDKNLNLDEQQLSSMDTVWTTVWGENKKIRNHYNQLSFVLSHNTGIQQILDFRVFNDGIAFRYRIPEQKGLKQIEMMDELTEFNIDTESEAWWIPAFAGNRYEYLYQHTPLNKIDTVHTPVTFKTANGSYVSVHEAALTDYSSMTVTRTTENKLRAYLVPWSDGVKVKTSVPMHSPWRTVQIADRPAGLVESSMILNLNEPNQLEDVSWIQPGKYVGIWWEMHLEVSTWGSGRKHGATTDNAKRYIDFAAEHGFDGVLVEGWNIGWDGSWMDNGEMFDFTQPYPDFALREVARYARDRGVRLIGHHETGGGVLNYESQMQDAFDLYESLGVRAVKTGYVSQGQSIKRVDEQGSVHQEWQHGQFMVQHYRKVVKEAAKHKMMLDVHEPVKATGIRRTWPNMMTREGARGQEYNAWDPNGGNPPDHTTILPFTRMLGGPMDFTPGIFDLLFEDAKPDNRVNTTLAKQLALYVVIYSPLHMAADLPENYEKRPDAFQFIVDVPTDWSETHVLNAEIGDYITVVRRDRQSADWYIGSITDENGRSFDINLGFLDPDREYIAEIYRDGEAADRDSNPYDIEIVKKRVTADSVFSMKLAPGGGLAARFRALD; translated from the coding sequence ATGCGGTTTTTTATCATGTTGCTATGGGGCGCTGCCATGGTATTTGCGGCGGATGGACAATTCAATTCTGTATCATCACCGGATGGTCATATTCAAGTGAAAATAAAACTGGATAACGGCCGCTTGTATTATTCAGTCAATAAGAATAATCAACAGGTGATTACGCCTTCAAGGTTGGGTCTGAAATTAAAAAAGCAGATGAACCTCGATAAAAATCTGAACCTTGATGAACAACAACTTTCTTCAATGGATACGGTCTGGACCACTGTTTGGGGTGAAAATAAAAAGATACGTAACCACTATAATCAGCTATCATTCGTTTTGAGTCATAATACCGGTATCCAGCAAATACTGGATTTTAGAGTATTCAATGATGGAATTGCATTTCGTTACCGGATTCCGGAACAAAAGGGTCTGAAACAAATTGAGATGATGGACGAGTTGACTGAATTTAATATTGATACAGAGTCTGAGGCTTGGTGGATTCCTGCATTTGCCGGCAACCGTTATGAATATCTCTATCAGCATACACCGTTGAACAAGATTGATACGGTGCACACCCCGGTGACGTTCAAAACCGCAAACGGAAGCTATGTCTCTGTACACGAGGCGGCGTTAACGGATTATTCGAGTATGACAGTGACCCGAACAACGGAAAATAAACTCCGGGCTTATCTGGTACCCTGGTCCGATGGTGTCAAAGTGAAAACATCCGTTCCCATGCACAGTCCCTGGCGAACGGTACAAATCGCGGATCGTCCGGCCGGGCTGGTTGAATCATCCATGATTCTGAATCTGAATGAACCGAATCAGCTCGAGGATGTATCCTGGATTCAGCCGGGCAAGTATGTGGGTATTTGGTGGGAAATGCACCTGGAGGTGTCCACCTGGGGAAGCGGCCGCAAGCATGGAGCCACCACCGACAATGCAAAACGCTATATCGATTTCGCCGCAGAACACGGATTTGACGGTGTGCTTGTAGAAGGATGGAACATCGGCTGGGACGGCAGCTGGATGGATAATGGTGAAATGTTTGATTTTACTCAGCCCTATCCGGATTTTGCTCTGCGGGAGGTGGCTCGATATGCCCGCGACCGTGGGGTTAGGCTGATCGGTCATCACGAGACCGGCGGCGGCGTTCTTAATTATGAATCACAAATGCAGGATGCATTTGATCTGTATGAGAGCCTGGGCGTACGCGCCGTTAAAACCGGTTATGTCAGTCAAGGCCAGTCCATCAAGCGGGTGGATGAACAGGGAAGCGTACATCAGGAGTGGCAGCATGGTCAGTTCATGGTTCAGCATTACCGCAAAGTGGTCAAAGAGGCGGCAAAACACAAAATGATGCTGGATGTACATGAGCCCGTCAAAGCCACGGGCATCCGACGCACCTGGCCGAACATGATGACGCGCGAAGGAGCGCGCGGACAGGAATACAATGCCTGGGATCCGAACGGCGGCAATCCGCCCGATCACACCACAATTCTGCCGTTTACCCGTATGCTCGGCGGCCCCATGGATTTTACGCCCGGAATTTTTGATTTGCTGTTCGAGGACGCAAAACCGGACAACCGCGTGAACACCACGTTGGCCAAACAGCTGGCTCTGTATGTGGTGATTTACAGTCCTCTGCATATGGCTGCCGATTTGCCGGAAAACTATGAAAAACGTCCCGATGCGTTTCAGTTTATTGTTGATGTGCCGACCGACTGGAGCGAGACGCACGTACTGAATGCAGAGATCGGTGATTATATCACGGTGGTGCGCCGCGACCGCCAGAGTGCGGACTGGTACATCGGCAGCATCACGGATGAAAACGGGCGCAGTTTTGACATCAATCTTGGTTTTTTAGACCCGGACAGGGAATATATCGCTGAAATTTACAGAGACGGCGAGGCGGCGGACCGGGATTCCAACCCGTATGATATAGAAATCGTGAAAAAACGAGTCACCGCTGATTCTGTATTCTCGATGAAGCTTGCTCCGGGAGGTGGGTTGGCAGCGCGTTTTCGTGCGTTGGATTGA
- a CDS encoding transposase, with protein sequence MDALFRPGNVHCNHGTDLRKAVGRLVKAIRTHYADVPIILLKDSGFLDDKNFRFFEERLGIHYACSGKLYKGIKQYVKEVPVDRFHLYQMSWSFVEFGNRLDTWSTFRRCIFTSQETEDNGQMTFDFARPDNVIYTNIGQNEECDEKLVQAVGDDYLKAEKIIELDHSRGKGELVHRSQKDFVVCEQLPFKGFGMNRAFYYIFLMSHFLYEAFKRDMTQDVLPVTSYPSTFRRTVIDFAVKIISTSQQVILKVTQATYDALKIPLLWQAIREQKPAFMT encoded by the coding sequence GTGGATGCATTGTTCCGTCCTGGCAATGTGCACTGCAATCATGGGACAGATTTGAGAAAAGCTGTTGGACGTTTGGTCAAAGCGATTCGAACCCATTATGCTGATGTGCCAATCATACTGCTTAAAGACAGCGGTTTTTTAGATGATAAGAATTTCAGATTTTTTGAAGAACGCCTCGGCATTCATTATGCGTGCAGCGGAAAGCTCTATAAGGGTATTAAACAATATGTTAAAGAAGTTCCTGTTGATCGATTTCACTTGTATCAAATGTCGTGGTCGTTTGTTGAATTTGGTAACCGGCTTGACACGTGGTCTACATTTCGGCGATGCATTTTCACATCACAAGAAACCGAAGATAATGGCCAGATGACCTTTGATTTTGCTCGACCGGACAATGTGATTTATACAAACATTGGCCAGAATGAAGAATGTGATGAAAAGCTGGTGCAGGCAGTTGGCGATGACTATTTAAAGGCGGAAAAGATCATTGAATTGGATCATAGTCGCGGCAAGGGTGAACTTGTTCATCGTTCACAAAAGGATTTTGTCGTATGCGAGCAGCTTCCCTTTAAAGGCTTTGGAATGAACAGAGCCTTTTATTACATTTTTTTGATGAGTCATTTTCTATACGAAGCTTTCAAGCGTGATATGACCCAGGATGTGTTACCGGTTACGAGCTATCCCAGCACTTTTCGCCGGACTGTAATTGATTTTGCTGTCAAGATAATATCGACGAGTCAACAGGTAATCTTGAAAGTCACCCAAGCTACTTATGATGCATTAAAAATTCCACTTTTATGGCAGGCGATTCGCGAACAAAAACCAGCTTTCATGACATAG
- a CDS encoding phospholipid scramblase-related protein, producing MHYLEETTGLSVEQIKEWGEILSGFETKNKYTIRDLDGRPMFEALEESPVWSRWLLSSLRPFTLHIWDHRNVAVLELKRPFRFYFGEVQVNDQRQRPMGRIKRKFSILRRRFSVQDRLGREKFEIIGPLLHPWTFHITRNAVNIGKITKRWSGLGKEMFTDADNFQVQFPQKAGLNDRCLFIGALFLIDILFFENNNRR from the coding sequence ATGCATTATCTTGAAGAAACAACTGGTTTATCCGTTGAACAGATCAAGGAATGGGGTGAAATCCTCTCAGGCTTTGAAACCAAAAACAAATACACGATTCGAGATTTAGACGGCCGGCCGATGTTCGAGGCGCTGGAAGAAAGCCCGGTGTGGTCGCGCTGGCTGCTGTCCTCATTGCGTCCATTCACCCTGCATATCTGGGACCACCGGAATGTTGCGGTGCTGGAATTGAAACGCCCCTTCCGCTTTTATTTTGGCGAAGTTCAGGTCAACGACCAGCGTCAACGCCCGATGGGACGCATCAAACGCAAGTTTTCCATCCTCCGGCGGCGTTTCTCCGTGCAGGACCGACTGGGACGGGAAAAATTTGAAATTATCGGACCGCTTTTGCATCCCTGGACCTTTCATATCACCCGCAATGCAGTGAACATCGGAAAAATCACCAAACGCTGGAGCGGCCTGGGTAAAGAAATGTTTACGGACGCAGACAATTTTCAGGTGCAGTTTCCGCAAAAAGCCGGTCTGAACGATCGCTGTCTGTTCATCGGCGCTCTGTTTTTGATTGATATTTTATTCTTTGAAAACAATAACCGACGTTAA